One stretch of Wolbachia endosymbiont of Armadillidium arcangelii DNA includes these proteins:
- the acpP gene encoding acyl carrier protein produces the protein MSELAKSTREDIEEKVKKIILEHISKDVEKFDGSSKLSEHGADSLDAVEIIMAAEEEFGIEIPDEDAQKMETMEQIVEYVVNKANN, from the coding sequence ATGAGTGAATTGGCAAAAAGTACTAGAGAAGATATAGAAGAAAAGGTAAAAAAGATCATACTAGAGCATATTAGTAAGGATGTAGAAAAATTTGATGGCTCTTCAAAGCTTTCAGAGCATGGTGCAGACAGTTTAGATGCAGTTGAGATTATCATGGCAGCCGAAGAAGAGTTTGGTATAGAGATTCCTGATGAAGATGCACAAAAGATGGAAACCATGGAACAGATAGTTGAATATGTAGTAAACAAAGCAAACAATTAA
- a CDS encoding polyprenyl synthetase family protein produces the protein MRYASMCCMLDEATRNLFIAEINRILPKNSQNRLISAMRYVLLAPAKYIRPFLVIASSSIFNIKVEKAITAAAAIEFIHAYSLIHDDLPCMDNSDTRRGQPSCHKKFGEATAILAGDALLTLAFEVLSSLNCEIIKVLSQAIGVRGMVGGQILDINSEHIDFNPQPYVIPVLDTGIQKALPTSISCKKPCDGEAEHEMDSSVKHWNDTLSTLKPQHSYGCMYNAGMTSGQADKIKEVHLMKTAKLFAASCEIGAIIGNATSEERRASYNYGINLGLIFQAKDDIEDYEQDKTNNLISVLGKSEMEEYIDGLFKQASDNLSVLSGNTNYLYDLLNQVRKDG, from the coding sequence ATGAGATATGCTTCAATGTGTTGTATGCTAGATGAAGCAACAAGAAATTTATTTATTGCAGAAATAAACAGGATTTTACCTAAAAATAGTCAAAATAGGCTCATATCAGCCATGCGTTATGTGCTTCTTGCTCCTGCAAAATACATACGTCCTTTTTTAGTCATAGCATCTTCGTCGATATTCAACATAAAGGTTGAAAAAGCAATAACAGCAGCAGCAGCAATTGAATTTATTCATGCTTATTCCCTAATTCACGATGATCTACCATGTATGGATAACAGCGACACCCGCAGAGGCCAGCCAAGCTGCCACAAAAAATTTGGTGAAGCAACAGCAATACTTGCTGGAGATGCACTACTTACCCTGGCTTTTGAGGTATTATCTTCATTAAATTGTGAGATTATAAAAGTGCTCTCTCAGGCAATAGGAGTTAGGGGAATGGTGGGAGGACAGATTTTAGATATTAACAGTGAGCATATAGATTTTAACCCCCAACCCTATGTCATCCCAGTGCTTGACACTGGGATCCAGAAGGCTTTACCTACAAGCATTTCGTGCAAAAAGCCATGCGATGGTGAAGCTGAACATGAAATGGATTCCAGTGTCAAGCACTGGAATGACACCCTTTCTACCTTAAAACCACAACATTCGTACGGCTGTATGTATAACGCTGGAATGACGTCGGGCCAAGCTGATAAAATAAAGGAAGTTCATTTGATGAAAACTGCAAAACTATTTGCAGCTTCATGTGAAATAGGGGCTATAATAGGCAATGCTACAAGCGAAGAGCGGAGAGCATCATATAACTATGGAATAAATCTAGGGCTTATCTTTCAAGCTAAGGATGATATTGAAGATTATGAGCAGGATAAAACAAATAATTTGATATCTGTGCTTGGAAAAAGTGAGATGGAAGAATATATAGATGGCCTTTTTAAACAAGCCTCAGATAATTTGAGTGTGCTTTCAGGGAATACTAATTATTTATATGATTTATTGAATCAAGTAAGAAAAGATGGTTAA
- a CDS encoding FKBP-type peptidyl-prolyl cis-trans isomerase, protein MVKKIILQIFISVVMVLTLASAFIITIVYINKDKPEKGDKLYEINATHDGLTQTIARYLVKPILESALDRYIEKHGLAEYLEEITQQKEEEPINFYEITEGSGSKAFCGQEVLLQMYKISNNLAMLLPTDVTLKIGQDYLKEVNLGVIGMKEGGERVVTIAADDNKMNFNSYYIKLIEVKDKYPDSVNNLMIFNDLINKIGKQVKCGDEISVQYSIKRHNGEYIIKDQTVQFKVGDRKAPLAIELGVVGMRAGNKRTILSPPDLLTGILIKDIDFDEENISIIDLSLNSTIEK, encoded by the coding sequence ATGGTTAAAAAAATTATATTACAAATATTTATCTCTGTAGTAATGGTTCTCACTTTAGCTTCTGCTTTTATAATTACTATTGTTTATATAAACAAAGATAAGCCGGAAAAAGGGGACAAGCTTTACGAGATAAATGCCACACATGATGGTTTAACACAGACGATAGCACGTTATCTAGTCAAGCCAATACTTGAATCAGCACTTGATCGCTATATTGAAAAGCATGGGCTAGCAGAATATTTAGAAGAAATAACGCAGCAAAAAGAAGAAGAGCCGATAAATTTTTATGAAATTACTGAAGGCAGTGGCAGCAAGGCTTTTTGTGGCCAAGAAGTCCTGCTACAAATGTACAAAATATCCAACAATCTAGCAATGCTACTTCCGACTGATGTCACTTTGAAAATAGGTCAGGATTATCTAAAAGAAGTGAATTTAGGGGTAATAGGTATGAAAGAAGGCGGAGAACGTGTAGTTACTATTGCCGCTGATGACAACAAAATGAATTTTAACTCTTATTACATCAAACTGATTGAAGTAAAAGATAAATATCCTGATTCAGTAAATAACCTGATGATTTTTAATGACTTAATTAACAAAATTGGAAAACAAGTAAAGTGTGGTGATGAGATATCGGTTCAATATAGCATAAAGAGACATAATGGTGAGTATATAATCAAAGATCAAACAGTGCAGTTTAAAGTTGGTGACAGAAAAGCACCACTTGCTATAGAACTTGGAGTTGTGGGAATGAGAGCTGGTAATAAAAGAACTATTCTTTCTCCACCCGACCTTTTAACTGGTATATTAATAAAAGACATAGATTTTGATGAAGAAAATATCTCAATAATTGATTTAAGCTTGAATTCTACTATTGAAAAATAG